The Anaerobranca californiensis DSM 14826 region AATTAACCATTCCTTTGCCTATGGAAGAACCCGATTATTAAAAGAAACGGTAGAAAATTACTTAGATATCCATATTGACCACTATGTACAGGTAGATATGCAATCCTTTGTAAAATCAGTAGATGCCATTGGTGGAATTACAATAAATGTACCGGAAACTATGATAGATTACAATTATAACGTCCTTTTTACAAAGGGAACCCATCATATGAATGGTGAACAGGTTTTGAGATATGTAGGAGCTAGAAAACTTAAATCCGGTGGTGGCAGTGATTTTGGCCGGATCAATCGGCAACAGCAGGTTATAGCTACTATATTAAATAAAGTGATTAAAGAATTTTCCCTAAATCAAACCCTTAAATTGATGGAAGAAATCAGTCCATATATCAGAACAGATATCACACCTATGGTTGTAATAAATAACTGGTCAGCATTTACTAGTTTAAATGTTAATAATATCAACATGCAAACATTAACAGGCAAAGGCTTTATCCATAATAGAGTCTTTTACTTACGAATTCCCGTTTCTGAAGCTAGAGAGGTAATGAAAAATTTAACAAATTAATTAAAGAAAAACCCACCTTTTTGGCGGGTTT contains the following coding sequences:
- a CDS encoding LCP family protein yields the protein MYSPIEEEEDFEPIDEKIIEELIEDDKVDDDQEDVPLSQVEKYRIEDNEFYSKERSPRDPDKLNILLIGVDARNIGGAGRADTIMVVQYNKKTKNTAILSIPRDTYVLIPGRGYDKINHSFAYGRTRLLKETVENYLDIHIDHYVQVDMQSFVKSVDAIGGITINVPETMIDYNYNVLFTKGTHHMNGEQVLRYVGARKLKSGGGSDFGRINRQQQVIATILNKVIKEFSLNQTLKLMEEISPYIRTDITPMVVINNWSAFTSLNVNNINMQTLTGKGFIHNRVFYLRIPVSEAREVMKNLTN